The DNA sequence tgcctcgcgccagttgaagacccatgagaagaactatcctatccatgatcttgagttagcagccattgttcacgccttgaagatttggcatcattatttgtatggggttcattgtgagatctatactgatcaccagagtctgcagtatctgttaaagcagaatgatcttaacttacgtcagcggagatggttggagcttcttaaggactatgatatcactatcttgtacgatctggggaaggccaatgtggtggccgatgctttgagtcgccgggtagagagtttgaggagtttagcctatcttccagtagcagagagacctttggcattagatgttcagaccttggcaggccagcttgtcagattggatatttcggagcctagttgggtattggcttgtatggtctccaagtcttctctttatgaccgtatcagggagcgtcagtatgatgaccctcacttgctcgttcttcaggacagggttcggagaggtgatgctagggatgtggctattggtgatgacggggtgctgagaatgcagggccggatatgtgtgcctaatgtagatgggcttcgagagttgattcttgaagaggcccacagctcgcggtattccatccatccgggcgccgcgaagatgtaccaggatttgaggcagcactattggtggaggtggatgaagaaggatatagttgggtttgtggctcggtgtctaaactgttagtaggttaagtatgagcatcagtgaccatgtggcttgcttcagaggttagagatcccagagtggaagtgggagcggatcactatagactttgtagttgggctcccacggacttcgagaaagttcgacgctatttgggttattgtagatcagctgaccaagtctgcgcacttcattccaattggtactacttactcttctgagcggttggctgaaatttacatccgagagatcgttcgcctgcatggtgtcccagtttccatcattttagataggggtactcagttcacatcgcggttttggagggccgtacagcgaGAGTTAGGTACTCAGGTTGGGTTGTGCACagtttttcaccctcagacggacgggaagtccgaacgcactattcagatattggaggacatgttgcgtgcttgtgtcattgattttgggggttcatgggaccagtttctgccactcgtggagtttgcatataacaacagttatcagtcgagtattcagatggctccgtatgaggctttgtataggaggaggtgtagatctccggttggatggtttgagccgggcgaggctaggctcttaggtacagacttggttcaggacgcattagataaggtaaaattgattcaggagcggctacgcacggcgcagtctaggcagaagagctatgcggataggaaggtccgtgatgtgtcttttatggttggggagaagggtttgctgaaggtatcacccatgaagggtgttatgaggtttgggaagaggggcaagttgagcccccagttcattgggccttttgaggtgcttcagaggataggagaggtggcttataagcttgccttgccacccagcttgtcgagtgtgcatccagtgtttcatgtttccatgctccggaagtatattggagatccgtcccatgttttggatttcagcacgattcagttagagggtgatatgacttatgatgtggagccggtggctattttggatcggcagcttcgaaggttgaggtcaaaggatatagcttcagtgaaggtgcaatgaagaggccagcctgtggaggaggccacttgggagaccgagcgggagatgcggagcagatatccacgcctattcgagtctccaggtatgtttctagacccgttcgaggacgaacggatgtttaagagggggaggatgtaacgacccggccggtcatttcgagagttataaccctgttttccccattcctacttctttttgtgttattcagctatattatattatattgggttagttggttcgagtccggaaggaactcggggtgaaatgagacacttagtctcataattgaaaattttaatttagaaaagtggaccggatatggacctatatgtaaatgacctcagatttaaattttgataattccaatagctcagtatggtgattttgggcttagaagcgtgtccgaaatattatttaggagtccgtagaggaattaggcttgaaatgccgaaagttttatttttgaaaattttgaccggggggttgactttttgatatcggggtcggaatctgattctgaaaaattggaatacctctgttatgtcatttaggacttgtgtgcaaaatttgaggtcaatcggacgtgatttgataggttccggaattgtttgtagaaattagaaatttcaaagttcattaggcttgaattggggtgtaattcatggttttagcgttgtttgaggtgatttgaggattcgactaagttcgtatgatgttttaggacttgttggtatatttggttgaggtcccgagggcctcgggtgagtttcggatggttaacggatcaaaaattgaaataGAACAGCtgttgcaatttccttctgttggaaattgcttctgcccagaatcgagcccCGATCGATCTCAGGGTCGAtagccacgatcgaagcccagatcgagctcagggtcgagggccacgatcgaagcccagatcgagggccaagatcgtgggccacgatcgaagcccaaatcgagctcagggtcgagggccacgatcgaagcccagatcgagctcagggtcgagggccacgatcgaagcccagatcgagcacagagtcaagggccacgatcgaaggcacgatcgagctccggatcgagaaccaggatcgaggaccttgatcgaaggccaagatcgagggccaagatcgaggcagaaccgaggatgtctgggcagaattataaaaatagggacttcgtcccatttgccatttttgacgaattggagcttggggagaggcgatttttgatatatttttaaggaaaacttgaggtaagtcccttgtgatcatttcttctccataatattgaattatcattgagtaatCTGACTAGatttcatgattttgaggtgtaaatcaaagattgaaacttagaaatttggaaataagatttgtagatttgagggtcgagttgaggtcggattttggtaaaattggtatgggtagactcgtggttggatggccTTTcacattttgtaacttttgtcggtttccgagacatgggcctcacaggcgaattttgagccaatttcgggttttggtctaattttgaagcttttcttgtggaattcattccattagtgtatattgatggtattatactgattgtgaatatatttggagcatttggaggccgagtccagaggcaagagcattgcggggtagagatttgacctgtttgaggtaagtaacgattgtaaatctagtcctgagggtataaaaccccggattttctatcattctactattttttttagtgacgcacatgctaggtgatgggcgtgtgggcatgcactattggggatttgtgacttggtccgacccgtagcaattgtaaagttgcatactttgttgaaaccattgatacttatacgatttagaaagattttatgtaaattgggctgaatgccatgtttgggccttgcgccaatgctgtttggacccttaggggctatttcttaccatcctctcattgttttcaattgaaaatctatactcagtcatgtttattcttgtttaccgcataactcagttttatgactctattttgatgtatataaatgttttgggccgaatgccctgttttactgaaatgcccgagaggcttgagttacttatgactgagtgaggccgagggcctgatttgtaaggatgagtgtggatcgaggctacccgcctgcaacatacttatgactgagtgaggccaagggcctgattggtgaggatgagtgtggatcggggctgcccgcgtgcaacatactttattattatcgcacgtgagttgtccgtacagattatagtgcttgggctgaaggagcccctccgtagtctgtacacacccccagtgagcgcaggtacctactgagtgcgagtgccgagtgccgagtgttgagtgactgggaggcaagagtgattgtgaggtatgcccgagtggcaagagtgattgtgaggtatgcccgagtggcaagagtgattgtgaggtatgccctagtggcaagagtgatcgtgaggtatgcccgaatggctgtttatgatttcatcatttttgctcacctttgcattgagcctttgtttgaaaaactattgaaaaataaaaataatttttattggaactgggtttaaatgagatgtttgattcaaatcctgatttttaagagcatgtggtattttactgagatttcctgatatgaacgttatatgctttattgctcgtcactactgctcagtctttatttattgttgttacttactgagttggcgtactcacgttactccttgcaccttgtgtgcagatccaggtgtggctggacacggtagcggttattgagtgttctggttgcagattttcttggagatagcaaggtagctgtttggcgatcgcagcccctgctcttctccctcttatcttcctctagtagtatttagctatttttccaggctgagttggccttgatattgttagacagattatagtagatgctcatgactagtgacaccccgatgtcgggcttttcttttccgcacttttgtttttctttgatttgaactctttagatggaggtttttatgttaaataaccttgaaattttctttgaaatgaaaatatcattttgttttggaaatgagtcggcttacctagttctacgataggcaccatcacgacagggggttagttttgggtcgtgacaccggtcttctgtgttcgcggaccgtaaaaatagagtcaatttcctcgatttgggatttaaaataaaccggtgacttgggacaccataaattattccaagtggtgactctgaaataaataaataatcctattttgaataatgtcactttaattggaaaaactccctatcccctcggaaaaaaggaggtgtgacacctctggcgactctgctggggatcgaacccagaatctctggttcagggttcagaatttgaGCTTAGAATAGCTGTTATGATTGGCTTTCATGATTGTCTGATTTTTACGGTTTGAgactaatgtgctaaatgccgtttttttaccgttttgatattgtgtgaattgtatataaactgctacgaaacccttcttctctctaagtcttctaaatcttctgggaagcgtgcgcttcgcatgtcttcttttctgttagagacATGTCCTAATTTTAaaacgaggttcggacaagttgcaaagccggtgaagcttctgtattcccggtacgctgccccctCCCCCCCGTCTCCCcgactcgagttgtccgctcgggtaagccaggtctagaacaatacccCTAGGGttcaaacctagaataacataacctcatgccggatccctagtaggtacgtttgtttgcatcacgtgcacgTGACTTTGGAGACTCAACACAGGGGCTGGGttcgtctaggacaggtgtaccccaAATTAAAacaccatcctgatgcatcttacgtgctacttgtgtatTTGTTTGTTCGGCTTTCATGTTGActggcttctagaatagggaaagaaaatcaagaaaaataagagagaaaattGACCCGGTTCCTGAAACTACCGGtatttgaaaaaaagaagaaaaaagatccTGAAACTCTGCCGAATTTTTAAAAGGTTGTCGCAAATGAgtccaaattttcaaaaatgacaTTTTCCCCGGTCCTGAAAAATTGgcagaactacgcgggtctgattctcaccggatgtgagatacgtaggcaaacctcatcggttccggcccataatttttaaaaatccaaaatattttcctttaattccttctttaagagtcttttttttagaaaatcctaaacaaataaaaaataagaaaatttttaaaccaaaaaatattttatttgtaggagtctttcattagaaaaagaaaacaaatgaaatcaaaatccaaaaaaatattttctacctttttttagaagtctttttcccaaaattcaaaaaaaaaatcaaaaataaaaaaaatattttctttcttctttaccagtctatttttcaaaaatttcaaaaaacaTCAATCAAAAAAAACCAAAACAAAgaaatccaaatttattttcttttttctttataagtctttcttttggaaattaaaaaaaaaaaattaaaatccaaaaaaaagagttagtttatttcctttatttttaatcttcccgaactacgcaagatctgattcatgttgtcacatgatacgtaggcaacccacatcaggttcgatcgaccaTAAAAAAAAAGTGTTAaaaaaatgatgatgataataacaAGGACCGACTGAGTCCATTCGTACGTGTCTCTTGTTTTGAATTGTAAAGAAAGTTTGAGGTGGTCAGTTTGTGGTAAGATGGCAACACAAGATCCAAGGGAAAAATGCCATTGGCAACTGGCATCGAAGCTGTTATAAGTGCTCAAGAGACTCAGGGTCAGAAGGTTCAACAAGAGTCTACTGTGGTTGAGGAAAATAGAGTACTGAAGCAGCAAATGACTGAAATGTGTCAAGCATGGGCCAATGGCCAAGGATCGCCTTTTTCTATTCATGGTTTCCCAGAGTTCACATCCATTTTGACTACTACCATTCCGGTCTCATTGCATGATCAATCTTATCCACATGGGTTGAGTCTTTATCCCAACTGTATGACTACAGCTGAAACTTTTGTTGCGCGCTCCCAAAGTGTGCCATTGACAACCAATCAGACAACCACTACTGTTATGCCCGTCTTCACCATCCCACAGCCGACAATGGTACAAAATAAAACTCATGAGTCACAATTTGCTACCCAGCAAGAACAATACCATTCTCCTGAGTACCACTCGTACCTATTTGATCTTCCTGCAAAAATTGAGAAGACTGCCCAAAAGATGGCACAAGAAGAAATGACCCAAAGAATGAAAAGCTTAGAACAACAGTTGAAAAACATGCAAGGGTTGGCAGGTCAGAAGAGTATTGCCTTCAAGGATCTATGTATGTTCCCCAATGTTcgtttgccacttggtttcaagatccccaaatttgaaaagtatgatggacacggcgaccccATAGCTCACTTGAAAAGGTATTACAATCAGCTAAGAGGTGTTGGAAGAAATGAAGAATTACTAATGGCTTGTTTTGGGGAAAGCCTGACagggtagcctctgaatggtttatTGATCAAGAcacctctcactggcatgtctgggatgacatggcccggACCTTTATCAGACAATTCCAGTACAACATCGACATCGCCCCAGACCGCAATTCCCTTTCTAACCTGAAGAAGAAATCGACTGAAAGCTTCTGggaatatgccattaaatggagagagaaaacagctagagttaagccacccatggatgaccacgagctaatcactgtcttccttcaggctcaagagccagattattttcaaaacatgatgtccgTAGTTGGAAAATCCTTCCCGgaagcaatcaaaattggggaaatAGTTGAGAATGGCCTTAAGACAGGCAGAATTATAAGTCAAGCGGCTCTCAAAGCTGCAACTCAGGCTGTTCAAATTGAATCAGGTAATTTTAGTGACATGAACGAGAAGCATGAAGAAACCATGATGACAACTGGGTCGAGAAGAGGTCCTAGGAGAACATCTCGAAGGTATGAGCAGCTTCATCAGGTTTTCCATGATTCCCCTGAGCACTACTATCCACCTCAGAACCCACAATACTCTATTGCTCCACTTCAGTATGTTGTCCAGCCACTAAGACACCCCAGAAGGCGAGCACCAGCACCGCAAAATCTCCACCAGCCTCCACAAAATTTTCAAATGCCCTATAACCCACATCCAAGCCAAGGGTATAGAGGAGAACAAAGGTTGAAATATAATTTTATACCAATAGGAGAGTCCTATGCATACCtgtttgagaaattaaagcatTATGACATGATTGCACCTATTCCTCCAAATCATGTGGACCCACGTGCAAAAAGCTTTGACCCTTCTAAAAGATGTGAATACCATTCCAATGCCCAGGGGCACAATGTTGAAAGCTGtcgggatttgaaaagagaaatagaaaggatgATCTGGGAAAAACTGATTGTGATCCAAGACAGTGACACCCAGAATATCATACAGAATCCTTTACCTGCACATGATAATGCACGCTTTGTGGGGATGATGCGTGGTGACATGGAGTATGAGAATCCTCTCGGAAACTTGCCGACTGAAATTGGAGAAGGCCATGGTGATTCTGATGAGCAAATTTGTGGCTAAATGTCAAGCAtagcaattgaaaagtcattccctcctcactaggaaggaatcttggtagcttgttttgatattttttctattatctgggttattccagggttgtgatccaaattttatttattttattgagtCAAACCCTTCTTTCCCTCTATTCTATTTGTGTGAGTCTTGTCTGTCTGTTGTGTTGCTATTTTCATTAGCCGAGTTATTTTAGGGTTGTAACTCAAACTTTAGGTTGTTTGTCTTGTTGTTTACTCAATGAAATATAGTTTGTCCTTTTGTGTCATTCCATACCTAGTTCTTTTCCCGCTAGTTTTAGTGACATGATATGCATGTGGaatttttggccagatcttagaaaatTGATTTAATCTTGAATTGGATAACTAAGAACAAGGCATTTTTGAGGATGAATAAAGAGTTAaaacactttggaattaagctcgGGTAAAAGTTACCTTCAAATTGTTGTGAAGATTAGGTTTGAGGAATAACCAATTGAAGTTTGGTGGAAAGTTTGAGATTAATAGATGGAAAGTATTCTTCGACCACGACACACCAAGAAGATAGACATGCTCATCAATGTTGTGATCACGAAAGGATACTATAATTGGCATTCTCGAAGCTAGGAGACCCTTTTTCTGCtatccaaacactttataccctttgttaccccttttgagcctgtgttattttctttgaccaccctcttttggaattaagtttagagtcaaaagttaaaaaaaaaatgaaaaaaaatgaaaagaaaagtccATGCCCTAAGAGACCAAACTGGGGCAACTCTTAGAAAGtacaagtgaaaaaaaaaaatagaatagtCAAAGGTCCATGTCCCAGAAAAATAGAAGAtgggcaacttgttttgaaaaaaaaaagaaagaaaaaggaaaaaagaaaaaaagagagcagaaagaaacatgaaaaaataatAGTTAGGTCAGATGTTTAAACTACGTTAAACTtgattactttaaaaaaaaaggatacgtaggcagccttacacggttcggtccaaccaaataagaattaaaaaaaaataaatcccCAGTATCCGAAACTGGGACAAAGATTTTATTCCACTTTttaaagagtcgattccaagcgTTGTAAGTGTACAACCCATCATATTGAGTCTACTTTGAGCCTTCATACCGTCATTTATTTCTAACCATATCCAAAAGCCTTCCAAACAAGACCTCCTGATAAGTTTTGAGAGTGCCAAGGAAAATCCGCAATGAGCAATGGTTGTCATATGAGGGACATGGTCACTGTTCTCACTCAAGGAATCAagaaaaaaatatagaaaaaaaatgagagagtcttgctGCTGAAAACCTTCACAGGCACTGTAAGGCGACGGCAAgaagagataaataaatgagagaggcttgttgGTGAAAATCCCTCGGGAcaccactagtcgaaagtgaGTCGTGAAGCTGATGCAAAAGATTGGCACGAGTAAGCCCGACTTCAAAGGTCATAAGAACAGTAAAATGAAAGGTTGGATTAGTTTGATAGATCGACCattaagtccaaaatgcatgtcatgatcactAAGGTTAGTTACCGCAAAATACAAAAAAAACCTCTTCCTTCTGTCCTTCCGACAGTGGCACTTCTTGTTAATACTTGTTTCTTTGCATCATTGTGTCCTTCACTctgagtcagtccttgtcaaaac is a window from the Nicotiana tomentosiformis chromosome 10, ASM39032v3, whole genome shotgun sequence genome containing:
- the LOC117275677 gene encoding uncharacterized protein is translated as MPLATGIEAVISAQETQGQKVQQESTVVEENRVLKQQMTEMCQAWANGQGSPFSIHGFPEFTSILTTTIPVSLHDQSYPHGLSLYPNCMTTAETFVARSQSVPLTTNQTTTTVMPVFTIPQPTMVQNKTHESQFATQQEQYHSPEYHSYLFDLPAKIEKTAQKMAQEEMTQRMKSLEQQLKNMQGLAGQKSIAFKDLCMFPNVRLPLGFKIPKFEKYDGHGDPIAHLKRYYNQLRGVGRNEELLMACFGESLTG